The following are from one region of the Stigmatopora argus isolate UIUO_Sarg chromosome 9, RoL_Sarg_1.0, whole genome shotgun sequence genome:
- the LOC144082817 gene encoding uncharacterized protein LOC144082817, with translation MAAKVAMVAIPAVLGIASIRVYTISEVPTEGLTREKLNIYTPVTKSAQAELICHQPGLVESCLSTAREGLLPVVHVVKGACISVKRGSVNIYHAGEDVYYYLKDPPPSFLPRFGTITMAGLVGMFLARKGSRLKRIAVPVGLMTAGASVCYPAQAVAVFKVTGKKMYAAGRWSHAAVSSLLSNKPTESDAAPQPQAVPSPEAAVVDEPRHGSEPSSTQHATISDTEAGSVECVPTADNLITAIAAEELSVTRTETSTEQVSAEINSAPKESLQCGQNEVLQASEEAVEGAVAPSEDAVKTSDVFSPAPDSLPAESLPAEPTASSEPQTKECAQVQPAPSKVPACIEEPPTPKTSNEPAVPGVESKEPVTSALVEDELKTHTPDDQPIKDSKGGSGFTSDSALLDFGQSNPEDEDLYSTR, from the exons ATGGCGGCCAAG GTGGCTATGGTGGCCATCCCAGCGGTGCTGGGAATAGCCTCCATCAGAGTGTACACCATTAGTGAAGTGCCTACTGAAGGTCTCACTCGAGAGAAG CTGAACATCTACACCCCAGTGACAAAGTCTGCTCAGGCCGAGCTTATTTGTCATCAGCCTGGTCTGGTAGAGAGTTGCCTGAGCACAGCAAGAGAAGGCCTACTACCCGTTGTCCATGTTGTTAAG GGTGCCTGCATCTCTGTGAAAAGAGGAAGTGTAAATATATACCACGCGGGAGAGG ATGTGTACTATTACCTGAAAGATCCACCCCCGAGTTTCCTACCCAGGTTTGGCACTATCACCATGGCTGGCCTAGTTGGCATGTTTTTGGCACGCAAAG GTTCTCGTTTGAAGAGGATCGCAGTTCCAGTAGGTCTTATGACTGCTGGAGCATCAGTATGCTACCCAGCCCAGGCTGTGGCTGTCTTTAAG GTGACCGGTAAGAAGATGTATGCTGCAGGCCGATGGAGCCATGCTGCTGTGTCTTCTTTGCTCTCCAATAAGCCCACAGAGTCTGATGCTGCTCCACAGCCACAG GCTGTGCCATCTCCAGAGGCTGCGGTGGTTGACGAGCCTCGTCACGGCTCAGAACCAAGCTCGACGCAGCACGCCACCATCTCAGACACCGAGGCGGGTTCAGTGGAGTGTGTTCCAACCGCTGATAATCTCATCACTGCTATCGCTGCGGAAGAGTTGTCAGTCACGCGCACGGAGACCTCAACCGAGCAGGTCTCTGCAGAGATAAACTCAG CTCCTAAAGAATCACTTCAGTGTGGTCAAAATGAGGTGCTTCAAGCCTCAGAGGAAGCAGTAGAGGGCGCCGTTGCTCCATCTGAAGATGCAGTGAAAACATCAGATGTCTTCTCTCCGGCTCCAGATAGCCTCCCCGCTGAGTCCCTTCCTGCTGAGCCCACAGCAAGTTCAGAACCCCAGACCAAGGAGTGTGCTCAAGTTCAACCGGCTCCATCTAAGGTTCCTGCTTGCATAGAGGAGCCGCCTACGCCAAAAACCTCAAATGAACCAGCAG TGCCAGGTGTGGAGTCCAAAGAACCAGTGACGTCTGCTTTGGTTGAGGATGAATTAAAGACACACACACCTGatgaccagccaatcaaagACAGCAAAG GAGGATCTGGGTTTACATCAGATTCTGCACTCTTGGACTTTGGCCAGTCTAATCCTGAGGACGAAGACCTGTACAGCACTCGCTGA
- the LOC144082926 gene encoding type-2 angiotensin II receptor-like yields MMAVPNDSTTLNSTFFPHTSENIENQTCTDWPRVPMITIIPSIYTVICILGIIGNTLAVCVLAHTSTSRRTVANMFMLNLCVSDLLFLLSLPLWAVYYSRGYNWPFGQVACKISGSLHNLNLYASIFFITCMSVDRYLALVHPLRSQSVRDPKRAKLICILVWILACACTAPTIALRDTHYIKEYDVEACAIIYPDHTWYQSLAWMKVLLGFLLPMIIISCCYCAIGCHLLAGFGDIGLRKPSHFGSTFKSSGSQESSSRTERPPTPCVNPSSSGSRPKEGRGLERVLWTVAAVVLAFFLCWFPFHCVTFIDILQSDGWLDGCWVNWTISNLTPLTLCLGFSNSAINPVLYCFMGNHFRGRLGALSKGLCARLKAPDEDNSQKRGSFSTRLSSFSRKLSDLKDLAIVEAPAQT; encoded by the coding sequence atgatggcCGTCCCAAATGACAGCACCACCTTGAACTCTACCTTCTTTCCACATACAAGCGAAAACATTGAGAACCAGACTTGCACAGATTGGCCTCGTGTGCCTATGATCACAATCATCCCCTCTATCTACACCGTCATTTGCATTCTGGGTATCATTGGCAACACTCTGGCTGTTTGTGTATTGGCCCACACCAGTACCTCGAGGAGAACTGTCGCCAACATGTTCATGCTAAACCTTTGCGTATCAGACCTTCTTTTCCTGCTGTCACTTCCACTTTGGGCTGTGTATTATTCACGAGGCTACAACTGGCCCTTTGGACAAGTAGCATGCAAGATCTCTGGAAGTCTCCATAATCTTAACCTGTATGCATCAATATTCTTCATCACTTGCATGAGCGTGGACCGGTACCTTGCTTTGGTACACCCGTTACGCTCCCAGAGCGTTCGAGACCCGAAACGTGCCAAACTCATCTGTATCCTGGTGTGGATCCTGGCATGTGCGTGCACGGCGCCAACTATAGCTCTGAGGGACACTCACTACATCAAGGAGTATGATGTGGAAGCCTGCGCGATTATTTATCCGGATCACACCTGGTATCAGAGCCTGGCCTGGATGAAAGTacttctgggatttttgctgcCAATGATCATCATCTCTTGTTGCTACTGCGCAATTGGCTGCCACCTCTTGGCTGGTTTTGGAGACATAGGCCTGCGGAAGCCATCACATTTTGGCAGTACATTTAAATCCTCGGGCTCACAGGAAAGCAGCAGTAGAACAGAGAGACCCCCGACCCCATGCGTGAACCCCAGCTCAAGTGGAAGCAGACCCAAGGAGGGAAGAGGGCTGGAAAGGGTGTTATGGACTGTGGCTGCTGTTGTCTTGGCTTTCTTCCTTTGCTGGTTCCCATTCCATTGTGTGACATTTATAGATATACTGCAGAGTGATGGCTGGTTGGATGGCTGCTGGGTAAATTGGACCATCAGCAACCTCACCCCCCTCACCCTCTGCCTGGGCTTCTCTAACTCTGCCATTAACCCCGTGCTATACTGTTTCATGGGGAATCATTTCCGGGGTCGACTAGGTGCCCTTAGCAAGGGTCTGTGTGCACGTTTGAAGGCGCCTGATGAGGATAACAGTCAGAAGAGGGGTTCATTCAGTACGAGGCTAAGCTCTTTTTCCCGAAAGCTCAGTGACCTGAAAGATCTGGCAATTGTTGAAGCCCCTGCCCAAACCTAG